One window of Microcoleus vaginatus PCC 9802 genomic DNA carries:
- a CDS encoding DUF1232 domain-containing protein, translating into MQSLKQVARRLKKETYAVYLASIDPRVPWYARILAGLTVAYAFSPLDLIPDFIPILGYLDDLIIVPLGIWLVLKMIPPQVLADCREKAAAEIERGKPINRVAAVVIIAIWIGLGILTAIWLTRIFKR; encoded by the coding sequence ATGCAATCCTTAAAACAAGTTGCCCGCCGACTCAAAAAAGAAACTTACGCTGTTTATTTAGCCAGTATAGACCCGAGAGTACCTTGGTACGCCAGAATTTTAGCAGGCCTTACGGTTGCCTACGCTTTTAGCCCGCTCGACTTAATTCCTGACTTCATACCAATTCTTGGCTACTTGGACGATTTGATAATTGTACCTTTGGGAATTTGGCTGGTACTGAAGATGATTCCGCCACAGGTTTTAGCGGATTGTCGGGAAAAAGCAGCCGCAGAAATAGAGCGAGGAAAACCGATAAATCGGGTTGCCGCTGTTGTGATTATTGCCATTTGGATTGGCTTGGGAATATTAACAGCAATTTGGCTGACACGAATATTTAAACGTTAA
- the pcrA gene encoding DNA helicase PcrA, producing the protein MTQTTDFLSHLNPSQRQAVAHYNGPLLVVAGAGSGKTRALTYRVANLVRTHRVDPENILAVTFTNKAAREMKERIEKLLATQQAEAEYGKPLVELAPNVQTKLRSQIYQRITKQIWMGTFHSLCGRILRYDIEKYQDEKGRQWKKNFSIFDESDAQSIVKQIVTKTLNLDDKKFDPRKVRYVISNAKNKGLSPQEYQAAEPDYRGRVIADVYSRYQDALAANNALDFDDLILVPVKLLSQNEEVLSYWHKKFCHILVDEYQDTNRTQYDLIRMLVTNNADPKNFDKWQNRSIFVVGDVDQSIYSFRMADYTILLEFQEDFGDGLSDAKTQTMVKLEENYRSRENILQVANHLIEHNTERIEKILRPTREPGAPIVVWRADNELDEAEFVAGQIHSLKRQNSEYENGSNFAILYRTNAQSRSFEEALMRLDIPYNIVGGLKFYDRKEIKDILAYLRAVANPDDSVSLKRIINTPRRGIGDTTFSKVEDAATQLGIPLWEILSDESSVNTLAGRSAKAIIKFAEMIGRWQSQLETLPASQIVQGIIQDSGYIEDLKNQGTDEATNRIENVIELYNAVLQFEEQNEEPTLTSFLAKASLASDLDDLQEEDSRVSLMTLHSAKGLEFPVVFLVGMEQGLFPNFRSLDDPKAIEEERRLCYVGITRAQELLFLTHTRERRLWGGFREHCTPSLFLGELPTHLLAGSAKKTQGGKTATSKGKTNNSAANSGSSQAGNNGQSADWQTGDRVFHHAFGVGEITHVLGAGDKTNLAIKFSGLGRKIIDPRTAKLQRV; encoded by the coding sequence ATGACTCAAACCACTGATTTCCTCAGCCACCTCAACCCATCTCAGCGCCAAGCCGTCGCCCATTATAACGGGCCGCTATTAGTAGTAGCCGGCGCTGGTTCCGGCAAAACAAGAGCTCTAACTTACCGAGTTGCTAACTTAGTTCGCACGCATCGAGTTGATCCAGAAAATATTCTGGCGGTGACATTTACAAATAAAGCCGCCAGGGAGATGAAAGAAAGAATTGAGAAATTGCTGGCCACTCAGCAAGCTGAAGCGGAATATGGCAAACCTTTGGTAGAGTTGGCCCCGAATGTGCAAACCAAATTGCGATCGCAAATTTACCAGAGAATTACCAAACAGATTTGGATGGGGACTTTTCACTCTTTGTGCGGCCGGATTCTCCGCTACGACATTGAGAAATACCAAGACGAAAAAGGTCGCCAGTGGAAGAAAAACTTTTCGATTTTTGACGAGTCAGATGCTCAAAGCATCGTCAAACAAATCGTCACCAAAACCCTGAACCTCGACGACAAGAAATTTGACCCCAGAAAAGTCCGCTATGTCATCAGCAACGCTAAAAATAAAGGCTTGTCGCCTCAAGAATACCAAGCAGCAGAACCGGATTATCGCGGTCGTGTAATTGCCGATGTTTACAGTCGCTACCAAGACGCTTTAGCAGCCAACAATGCCCTAGATTTTGACGATTTAATCTTGGTTCCCGTTAAACTTTTGAGCCAAAACGAGGAAGTATTAAGTTACTGGCATAAAAAGTTTTGCCATATTTTAGTTGACGAATACCAAGATACTAACCGCACTCAATACGATTTGATTCGGATGTTGGTGACAAATAACGCCGACCCGAAAAACTTCGATAAATGGCAAAACCGCTCGATTTTTGTCGTGGGCGATGTCGATCAATCAATTTACAGCTTTCGGATGGCAGATTATACCATATTGCTGGAATTTCAAGAGGATTTTGGAGATGGTTTGTCCGATGCAAAAACTCAGACAATGGTAAAATTAGAGGAAAATTATCGATCGCGCGAAAACATCCTGCAAGTGGCGAACCACTTAATCGAACACAATACCGAACGCATCGAAAAAATTCTGCGCCCGACTCGCGAACCGGGAGCTCCGATTGTTGTCTGGCGGGCGGACAACGAATTAGATGAAGCGGAATTTGTAGCTGGTCAAATTCATTCCTTAAAGCGCCAAAATTCCGAATACGAAAACGGCAGTAACTTTGCGATTCTCTACCGCACAAATGCTCAATCTCGCTCCTTTGAAGAAGCGTTAATGCGTTTAGATATTCCTTACAATATTGTCGGTGGCCTGAAGTTTTACGATCGCAAAGAAATCAAAGATATCCTAGCATACCTGCGGGCGGTTGCCAATCCCGACGATAGCGTCAGCCTCAAACGCATCATCAATACTCCCCGTCGCGGCATTGGCGATACCACATTTTCCAAAGTGGAAGACGCTGCAACTCAATTGGGCATTCCCCTGTGGGAAATCCTCAGCGATGAATCTTCTGTCAATACTCTAGCAGGGCGATCGGCAAAAGCTATTATTAAGTTTGCCGAAATGATTGGTCGTTGGCAATCGCAACTTGAAACCCTGCCGGCTTCGCAAATTGTCCAAGGAATTATCCAAGATTCAGGCTACATTGAAGATTTGAAAAATCAAGGAACCGACGAAGCCACAAATCGCATAGAAAACGTCATAGAATTGTACAATGCAGTGCTACAATTTGAAGAACAAAACGAAGAACCGACGCTGACATCATTTTTAGCAAAAGCATCTTTAGCATCCGATTTAGATGACTTGCAGGAAGAAGATTCCCGCGTGTCGCTGATGACGCTGCACTCAGCAAAAGGGCTAGAATTTCCCGTAGTATTTCTAGTCGGAATGGAACAGGGTTTATTTCCCAATTTCCGCAGCTTGGACGACCCAAAAGCGATCGAAGAAGAACGCCGTTTGTGCTACGTCGGCATCACTCGCGCCCAGGAATTGCTATTTCTCACCCACACTCGCGAACGCCGCCTCTGGGGAGGTTTCCGGGAACACTGCACCCCTTCGCTATTCTTAGGGGAATTACCGACACATTTGCTGGCTGGAAGTGCGAAGAAAACTCAAGGGGGGAAAACGGCTACATCTAAGGGAAAAACTAATAATTCAGCCGCTAATTCCGGCAGTTCTCAAGCGGGAAACAATGGACAATCGGCGGATTGGCAAACGGGCGATCGGGTTTTTCATCATGCTTTTGGAGTTGGAGAAATTACGCACGTTTTAGGGGCGGGCGATAAAACTAATCTGGCAATTAAGTTTTCGGGTTTGGGCAGAAAAATCATCGATCCGAGAACAGCTAAGTTGCAGCGAGTGTAA
- a CDS encoding DUF541 domain-containing protein — MNSTLRSRDRINFRSLVTALCLTLTLVSFAGLDPAAAQEQRIRTLTVTGRGVEAIPTTQTQVRLGVEVQGKTAAEVQQEVARRSSAVVELLRSRQVEKLETAGISLNPIYNFDNNQQRLTGYTATNTVSFRINTASAGTLLDDAVNAGATRIDGVSFAAAESAIESARKQALRKATQDAQAQADAVFSALNLKRGEILGIQVNGASPPPPMYRQLAGARAAAADATTPVVGGEQQVEASVTLQFGY; from the coding sequence ATGAATTCAACTTTACGATCGCGCGATCGCATTAATTTCCGTAGCCTGGTAACAGCGTTGTGTTTAACCTTAACTCTCGTGAGTTTCGCGGGATTAGATCCGGCGGCTGCTCAAGAACAGCGGATCAGAACGCTGACTGTTACTGGGCGGGGTGTGGAAGCGATTCCTACAACTCAAACACAAGTGCGGCTGGGGGTTGAGGTGCAGGGGAAAACGGCGGCCGAGGTGCAGCAGGAAGTGGCGAGGCGATCGTCCGCTGTGGTAGAGTTGCTGCGATCGCGCCAAGTCGAAAAACTCGAAACTGCCGGCATCTCCCTCAATCCCATTTATAACTTCGACAACAACCAACAGCGCTTGACTGGCTATACGGCGACGAATACCGTCAGTTTTCGGATTAATACTGCATCTGCCGGCACTTTGCTTGACGATGCGGTGAATGCCGGAGCCACACGCATCGACGGCGTGAGTTTTGCCGCTGCCGAAAGTGCGATCGAATCTGCTCGAAAACAAGCACTCCGCAAAGCAACTCAAGATGCTCAAGCGCAAGCGGATGCAGTCTTTAGCGCCCTCAACCTCAAGCGGGGAGAGATTCTGGGCATTCAAGTCAACGGTGCTAGCCCGCCACCTCCCATGTATCGGCAATTGGCAGGTGCTCGCGCTGCTGCTGCTGACGCTACAACGCCTGTGGTGGGAGGGGAACAGCAGGTAGAAGCTTCTGTGACTTTGCAATTTGGATATTAA